The Bacillus sp. Bos-x628 genome segment AAAACAGTATAACGAATTCAAGACTCCCAACGAGTGAGGGAGTCTTTTTTATTTGTCTTATAATTGTTGTTTAATCTCTTTAATCTGATGAATATGGCGTTTCTCGTGAGCACCAATAAAATCAATGTATTGCTTAAGTGATAACTCTTCAAACACTGGATGTGCGATCACTCGTTTGAAATCTTCTTCAGTAAAAGTCGATAAAATTTGATTCAATTGCTCGCGTGCTGTATCGAGCTCATCCTTTAACTGAGCAGGTGTGACATGTTTACGCTCAGGGTCAACAATACTAGGGGCAGTTGCTTTTTTTGATCGGTCCTCAGCCATTTCTACCGGCTTTGGTTTATATTCTTTGATCGGCGCTTTCTTTCCTTCTGCTGCCAGATGCTTTGCCGCAACAAGATCCATTTTCTTTAAATGATCTGCAACCTCTTGAATACTCCAAGTATCTTCAGATATTTTTTGATTTAATGCTTCTTCATTCAAACCTTGCAGTTCTTGCCATAATTGTTGTCTTGCTTCATGTAATAAACTCATTTTCAATCACCTCAACTTTAAATTTTATCATACTGGTACATGACAATCATTCTTTATCTATCTAAGAAATCCTTTGAAGAAACATGATGAAAAGTGAACCCTTTACAAAAGTGGTGAGTATGGCTTAAATGGAACAAAGACTTTCTAATATTGATAAAATGACAGTTGTTCATACAGGCGGTAATGTGGAAGGAAGCAGAGCCAATAAAGTGACAGGCTATGCAACAAATTTCATGTCTAG includes the following:
- a CDS encoding DinB family protein, which encodes MSLLHEARQQLWQELQGLNEEALNQKISEDTWSIQEVADHLKKMDLVAAKHLAAEGKKAPIKEYKPKPVEMAEDRSKKATAPSIVDPERKHVTPAQLKDELDTAREQLNQILSTFTEEDFKRVIAHPVFEELSLKQYIDFIGAHEKRHIHQIKEIKQQL